A single region of the Onychomys torridus chromosome 11, mOncTor1.1, whole genome shotgun sequence genome encodes:
- the LOC118593301 gene encoding intelectin-1a-like, whose amino-acid sequence MAAGAFGEECGTEEVKENLDNSSSSTSNNRWTNPVFSSLFRSCKEIKQECGLVLSTDGLYFLRTNNGVIYQTFCDMTTAGGGWTLVASVHENNMGGKCTVGDRWSSQQGSRIDYPEGDGNWANYNTFGSADVATSDDYKNPGYFDIQAENLDIWHVPNKSPLKIWKKSSLLRYRTFSGFLKLLGHNLFGLYQKYPVKYGAGKCWADNGPVVPVVYDYGDAQKTAAYYSPNGRNEYVAGYIQFRVFNNERAANALCAGMRVTGCNTEHHCIGGGGYFPEGSPGQCGDFSAFDWNGYGTHKRSSNSQKITEAAVLLFYH is encoded by the exons ATGGCTGCTGGAGCATTTGGGGAAGAGTGTGGAACAGAGGAGG TTAAAGAGAACTTggataacagttcatcatcaacaTCCAACAACAGATGGACCAATCCTGTGTTTTCCTCTCTGTTCAGAAGCTGCAAGGAAATCAAGCAGGAG TGCGGACTGGTTCTCTCTACAGATGGCCTCTATTTCCTCCGCACAAACAATGGTGTCATCTACCAGACCTTCTGTGACATGACCACTGCAGGTGGTGGCTGGACCCTGGTGGCCAGTGTGCATGAGAACAACATGGGTGGGAAGTGCACAGTGGGCGATCGCTGGTCCAGTCAGCAAGGCAGCAGAATCGACTACCCAGAGGGGGATGGCAACTGGGCCAACTACAACACCTTTGGGTCTGCAGATGTGGCCACAAGTGATGACTACAAG AACCCTGGCTACTTCGACATCCAGGCTGAGAACCTGGATATCTGGCATGTGCCCAACAAGAGCCCTCTGAAAATTTGGAAGAAGAGCTCCCTGCTAAGGTACCGCACCTTCAGTGGCTTTCTGAAGCTCCTGGGCCATAATCTGTTTGGCCTGTACCAG AAGTACCCAGTGAAATATGGAGCAGGGAAGTGTTGGGCTGACAATGGCCCAGTAGTACCTGTGGTCTATGACTATGGTGATGCTCAGAAGACAGCCGCTTATTACTCCCCCAATGGCCGGA ATGAATATGTTGCAGGATACATTCAATTCAGAGTGTTTAATAATGAGAGAGCAGCCAACGCCTTGTGTGCTGGGATGAGGGTCACTGGATGTAACACTGAGCAT cACTGCATTGGTGGAGGAGGATACTTCCCAGAAGGTAGCCCTGGGCAGTGTGGAGACTTCTCTGCATTTGATTGGAATGGATATGGAACTCACAAAAGGTCAAGCAACAGCCAGAAGATAACTGAAGCAGCTGTCCTTCTGTTCTATCATTAA